A single genomic interval of Rubripirellula reticaptiva harbors:
- a CDS encoding sialate O-acetylesterase, translating to MLRKRLLRSVSSYALLLLSIAVAVPCQAELKLSPIFGDSMVIQRDEPVHVWGWTSPNTKVTATIAGHLADATSDSTGRFDLKLDALPAGGPHQLEIQADEKRVFSDVLVGEVWVCSGQSNMGFTVGNSNDADLETLTAKYPNLRLISVPQVGTQEPQNDFKGKWEACTPQTVKDFSGVGYFFGRQLHQTLDVPVGLIDNAWGGSSAEAWVPRDVLESDGKYGELLERWDTLAKTYDHDAEVAKWNDRMAKWKADGQKGNRPRAPQNQLNGQHRPANLYNGVLNPIIGYTICGAIWYQGESNAGRAYQYRDLFPLMIQTWRNAWGQGDFPFYWVQLADFRNESEAPSESDWAELREAQTMTMARLPATGEAVITDLGEAADIHPKNKQDVAKRLARWALANQYGYDVPFHSPTMKSMTVEGNKAIVKFDHVGRGLDTFDVKTPIGFTIAGEDKKFVEATAKIVGKDTVEVTADSIETPVAVRFAWADNPVANVQSADGLRMTPFRTDEWPGLTVDAVK from the coding sequence ATGCTCCGAAAACGATTGCTCCGATCCGTCTCCTCCTACGCCCTGCTACTGCTTAGCATTGCGGTGGCCGTGCCCTGCCAAGCCGAACTGAAACTTTCGCCGATCTTTGGTGACTCAATGGTCATCCAGCGTGACGAGCCTGTTCACGTTTGGGGATGGACGTCGCCGAACACCAAAGTCACAGCCACCATCGCCGGCCATTTGGCCGACGCGACGTCGGATTCAACTGGCCGGTTTGACCTGAAACTTGATGCGTTGCCCGCCGGTGGACCGCACCAACTGGAAATCCAAGCGGACGAGAAACGCGTTTTTAGCGATGTCCTGGTCGGTGAAGTTTGGGTTTGCTCGGGCCAATCCAATATGGGATTCACCGTCGGCAATTCGAACGACGCTGATCTTGAAACCCTGACCGCCAAGTACCCGAACTTGAGACTGATCTCGGTTCCTCAAGTCGGAACCCAGGAACCGCAAAACGATTTCAAAGGCAAATGGGAAGCCTGCACGCCGCAAACGGTTAAAGACTTTTCGGGCGTTGGCTATTTCTTTGGTCGTCAATTGCACCAAACTCTGGACGTGCCCGTCGGATTGATTGACAACGCGTGGGGCGGTTCATCGGCCGAAGCCTGGGTGCCGCGAGACGTCTTAGAATCCGATGGCAAGTACGGCGAATTGCTCGAGCGATGGGACACGCTGGCGAAGACTTACGATCATGACGCCGAAGTTGCCAAATGGAACGACCGTATGGCAAAGTGGAAAGCCGATGGACAGAAAGGCAACAGACCGCGCGCGCCGCAAAACCAACTGAATGGCCAACATCGTCCAGCCAACCTGTACAACGGCGTGCTCAACCCGATCATTGGCTACACGATCTGCGGCGCGATCTGGTACCAAGGCGAATCCAACGCCGGCCGCGCGTATCAATACCGCGACCTGTTTCCCCTAATGATTCAAACCTGGCGAAATGCATGGGGACAAGGCGACTTCCCGTTCTACTGGGTCCAATTGGCCGACTTTCGCAACGAATCGGAAGCCCCATCGGAAAGCGACTGGGCTGAACTTCGTGAAGCTCAAACGATGACCATGGCTCGATTGCCCGCCACCGGCGAAGCCGTCATCACAGACCTTGGCGAAGCGGCCGACATCCACCCGAAAAACAAACAGGATGTCGCCAAGCGATTGGCACGCTGGGCACTGGCCAACCAATACGGTTACGACGTGCCTTTTCACAGTCCAACGATGAAATCGATGACTGTCGAAGGCAACAAGGCAATCGTCAAGTTTGATCACGTTGGCCGTGGCCTGGACACGTTCGACGTCAAAACGCCAATCGGATTCACGATCGCAGGCGAAGACAAGAAGTTCGTCGAAGCGACGGCCAAGATCGTCGGCAAAGACACAGTCGAAGTCACAGCCGATTCGATCGAAACGCCCGTCGCCGTGCGTTTTGCCTGGGCCGATAACCCGGTCGCAAACGTGCAAAGCGCCGACGGACTGCGAATGACACCGTTCCGCACCGACGAGTGGCCCGGCCTGACTGTTGACGCAGTGAAGTAG
- a CDS encoding PEP-CTERM sorting domain-containing protein: MLFIKIAHQVLCQRGLSFCIIGLLGSFLTMPGYGAVINVYDAAVNDRYISGTTPNPGFILDEADISGIGGRAALITPRHFITAAHVGGAPFTATFRGVDGIVRSYTSSTFIDLTTTYNDGVGIVSTASDIRMYTLSLADTVAAEVEPIAIALGSASDFLNQEITIFGNGDQAGRNIIDAVGVADFGGGSRATVNVVYSFDTVTNGGVGGLGNLETGLIGGDSGRQAVIQVGSQLALIGTNFGISDAADAAARNQYDSYTTLLSPYVDQIVAQAALTGQTVQTVTVVAVPEPSSLVAMLMMGGVAAVGYRRRSNRV; encoded by the coding sequence GTGCTGTTTATCAAAATCGCGCATCAAGTTCTTTGCCAACGAGGCCTCTCGTTTTGCATCATCGGATTGCTTGGTTCGTTCTTGACGATGCCGGGGTATGGCGCGGTAATCAATGTCTATGATGCGGCGGTGAATGATCGCTACATCAGCGGTACAACACCCAATCCAGGTTTCATTTTGGATGAAGCTGATATCTCGGGCATTGGTGGGCGGGCGGCGCTAATAACGCCCCGGCACTTCATCACGGCGGCCCATGTCGGCGGAGCTCCGTTCACGGCCACGTTCCGCGGCGTCGATGGGATTGTTCGATCGTATACGTCAAGCACGTTCATCGACTTAACGACGACGTATAACGACGGAGTGGGGATTGTCAGCACGGCCAGTGACATTCGGATGTACACGTTGTCGCTTGCCGATACGGTTGCTGCGGAAGTCGAACCCATTGCGATCGCTTTGGGCAGCGCTAGCGATTTCTTGAACCAAGAAATCACGATCTTTGGCAACGGTGACCAGGCCGGACGGAACATCATCGACGCGGTCGGAGTCGCCGACTTTGGAGGCGGCAGTCGCGCGACCGTCAATGTCGTGTATTCATTCGACACCGTGACCAACGGCGGCGTCGGTGGGCTCGGGAATCTCGAAACCGGCCTGATCGGCGGAGACTCAGGTCGCCAGGCTGTGATCCAAGTGGGCAGCCAACTCGCTTTGATTGGGACAAATTTTGGGATTTCGGATGCAGCCGATGCGGCTGCGCGCAACCAGTACGATAGCTACACGACCCTGCTATCGCCTTACGTTGACCAGATCGTTGCCCAAGCGGCGCTCACCGGACAAACCGTTCAAACCGTCACGGTTGTTGCGGTTCCCGAACCATCGTCGTTGGTTGCAATGCTTATGATGGGGGGAGTTGCGGCGGTCGGTTATCGACGTCGTAGCAATCGCGTTTAA
- a CDS encoding sulfatase family protein gives MMRSPIAVLLWISLVAVVCGSSANAGRPNVLIAIADDQSYPHASAYGYTAISTPAFDRVARAGVLFNQAFTPAPGCSPMRAAFLTGREIWQNREAGTHASSFPTDLPVFTNQLAGAGYLVGMTGKGWGPGKAIGWDQNPAGKAYSKRKLAAPKGVSSTDYASNFEEFLDVRASDQPFCFWFGSHEPHRGYDQGIGARGGIDPAKVDVPDFLPDNDVVRGDIADYLYEIQWFDQQLGRMIDHLEKIGELENTLVIVTSDNGMPFPGAKANLFEYGIHMPLAISWPGAIPGGQVNDDLVSLIDVTRTIFDAAEVEPDQADQMSGFSLLPRIKSSSSGVAWPRTSVYSGRERHSSSRYNTLGYPCRCIRSKTHLYIRNFKPQRWPAGAPVVYSKVVYDDQGNVVSSQSGSNHGGYHDIDDGPTLAEMREHQDAPENARLLRLATSKRPAEELYDIRVDPGCLNNLASAAEAAVIKKDLADRLTQYLTETGDLRQINPSAGEIWETYPRYSPLRWFPVPNWAKLEPPSMLPWLEARRPKK, from the coding sequence ATGATGCGAAGTCCTATTGCGGTGTTGTTGTGGATATCGCTTGTCGCTGTCGTGTGTGGAAGTTCAGCGAATGCGGGTCGGCCAAATGTCTTGATTGCGATTGCCGACGATCAATCTTATCCGCATGCGTCCGCGTATGGTTACACCGCGATTTCGACGCCTGCGTTTGATCGGGTTGCCCGCGCCGGTGTGTTGTTCAATCAAGCGTTCACTCCCGCGCCAGGCTGCAGCCCGATGCGGGCCGCGTTTCTGACCGGACGCGAAATTTGGCAGAACCGCGAGGCCGGGACTCACGCCAGTTCCTTTCCGACTGACCTGCCTGTGTTTACCAACCAACTGGCCGGCGCCGGGTACTTGGTCGGGATGACCGGTAAAGGTTGGGGGCCCGGCAAGGCGATCGGTTGGGATCAAAATCCGGCCGGCAAGGCCTATTCGAAACGGAAGCTTGCTGCACCCAAGGGCGTTTCATCAACGGATTATGCCAGCAACTTTGAAGAGTTCTTAGACGTTCGTGCAAGCGATCAACCGTTCTGTTTTTGGTTCGGCAGCCACGAACCACACCGCGGTTACGACCAAGGAATTGGTGCTCGTGGCGGTATCGACCCGGCGAAGGTCGACGTTCCTGATTTTTTGCCCGATAACGATGTCGTTCGCGGTGACATCGCCGACTATCTGTACGAGATACAGTGGTTTGACCAGCAGCTTGGTCGCATGATTGACCATTTGGAAAAAATCGGCGAGTTGGAAAATACATTGGTGATCGTGACCAGCGACAACGGGATGCCATTCCCCGGTGCGAAAGCCAATTTGTTCGAGTACGGCATTCACATGCCATTGGCGATCAGTTGGCCCGGTGCGATTCCGGGCGGGCAAGTCAACGATGATCTGGTCAGCTTGATCGATGTGACGCGAACGATTTTTGACGCGGCCGAAGTCGAGCCCGATCAAGCCGACCAGATGTCCGGGTTCAGTTTGCTGCCACGGATCAAGTCATCTTCGTCAGGTGTGGCTTGGCCGCGAACGTCCGTGTACAGCGGTCGCGAACGGCACTCTTCGTCGCGATACAACACGCTGGGCTATCCATGCCGATGCATCCGTTCCAAGACTCATTTGTACATCCGAAATTTCAAGCCACAGCGCTGGCCCGCCGGGGCGCCGGTCGTGTACTCGAAAGTCGTCTATGACGACCAGGGAAACGTGGTGTCGTCACAGTCCGGTTCTAATCACGGCGGCTACCACGACATCGACGACGGTCCAACGCTTGCTGAGATGCGAGAACATCAGGATGCACCGGAGAACGCAAGACTGTTGCGTTTGGCGACGTCGAAACGACCGGCCGAAGAACTGTATGACATCCGTGTCGATCCGGGCTGTCTGAATAATTTGGCGAGTGCGGCCGAAGCGGCTGTTATCAAGAAGGACTTGGCCGATCGGTTGACACAGTACCTGACCGAAACGGGTGACCTGCGTCAAATCAATCCATCGGCGGGCGAGATTTGGGAAACCTATCCAAGGTACAGTCCATTGCGATGGTTCCCTGTCCCGAATTGGGCGAAACTGGAACCCCCAAGCATGCTGCCGTGGTTAGAAGCTCGCCGGCCAAAGAAGTAG
- a CDS encoding transaldolase family protein, which yields MTNSIKSLIESGTKLYLDSVEPSEVDQNLAWGAVGATSNPAIISGIVKAGGLDSEIESLIGDGHDDETIAWELTDSLVKDAQKKFLAIHEQTGGDAGWVSFELDPLLEDPSLNLSEDEVVNRYIELGKKWAAGHVNRMIKVPATAAGLRALEPMAAAGITLNVTLIFTKDQYLAAREAVWKGAQKLANRDQFKSVYSIFISRIDVYTKSQVPTLSDEAQGMVGLLNAKRVWQENTAFWADKKLPLAQELIFASTGTKNPSDLPYRYVQALAGSDIQTNPPETNQAVVDSGVTFTRTVDQMPSQSIQDDIDAKVDVAAMRAALMAEGVDKFVKPQRALLELIATKRKQLSPSS from the coding sequence ATGACCAACTCCATCAAGTCACTGATCGAGTCCGGAACGAAGCTCTATCTCGATTCGGTCGAGCCGTCCGAAGTCGATCAAAACTTGGCGTGGGGCGCCGTGGGGGCAACCAGCAATCCAGCCATCATTTCAGGGATCGTCAAAGCCGGCGGTTTGGACTCCGAAATTGAGTCGCTAATTGGCGATGGTCATGACGACGAGACAATCGCTTGGGAATTGACCGATTCATTGGTCAAAGACGCCCAGAAGAAGTTCTTGGCCATTCACGAGCAAACCGGTGGAGACGCCGGGTGGGTTAGTTTCGAATTGGACCCATTGTTGGAAGATCCTTCGTTGAACCTAAGTGAAGATGAGGTGGTGAACCGGTACATCGAGCTGGGCAAGAAATGGGCGGCCGGACACGTCAACCGGATGATCAAAGTGCCGGCAACCGCGGCAGGTTTGCGAGCGCTGGAACCCATGGCAGCCGCTGGAATCACTTTGAACGTGACGTTGATCTTTACGAAAGATCAATACCTCGCCGCGCGAGAGGCGGTCTGGAAGGGCGCCCAGAAACTAGCCAATCGAGACCAGTTCAAGTCGGTCTACAGTATCTTCATTTCGCGAATTGATGTTTACACCAAGTCGCAGGTGCCGACTCTTTCTGACGAAGCCCAAGGCATGGTAGGACTGCTAAATGCAAAGCGGGTTTGGCAAGAGAACACAGCCTTTTGGGCGGACAAAAAATTGCCTCTCGCCCAAGAATTGATCTTCGCGAGCACGGGGACCAAGAATCCTAGCGATTTGCCGTACCGATATGTGCAAGCGCTGGCGGGCAGCGACATTCAAACCAATCCACCCGAAACCAACCAAGCAGTCGTCGACAGTGGTGTCACGTTCACACGAACGGTTGACCAAATGCCTTCGCAAAGCATTCAAGACGATATCGATGCCAAGGTTGATGTCGCAGCGATGCGAGCGGCTTTGATGGCCGAAGGGGTCGACAAGTTCGTCAAGCCACAGCGGGCTTTGTTGGAACTGATCGCCACCAAACGAAAGCAACTTTCGCCGTCAAGTTAG